The following is a genomic window from Mus pahari chromosome 1, PAHARI_EIJ_v1.1, whole genome shotgun sequence.
tttgggcctgtcactggtctcttctccatttttgaccctgcaGTTGTTTTAGCCAGGAATAAATTATgtgtcagaaattttgactgtgggttaccAACCCTGTCCTTCCACTTAGGTcctatctatctactggaggtgaactcttccagttccctctccccactgttgggtctTTGATCTGAGGTAAGTgactttttctttgagtttgtttatatagtggattatgttaatagattttcttattttgaacCATTCCTGTATCCATgcgatgaagcctacttgatcataatgaatgttttttatgtgttcttggttttttgtttactaggattttattgagtattccatgaatatgtgggctttctgttgttctggttgttattgaagtctagccttagtccgtggtgatccaataggatgcatgagattatttcaatctttttatgTCTGTTGAGGCTTTTTTTGTGACTGActgtatggtcagttttggaaaggGTACCGTGAActgctgagaaaaaaatgtattgttttgttttagggtgaaatgtactgtatatatctgttaaattcatttggtttataacttctgctagttttactgtgtctccgtttattttcagtttccatgatctgtccattggagagagtgggttgttgaaatcccccactattattgtgtgaggttcagtgtgtgttttgagatttattaaagtttattttatgaatgtgggtaacCTGGCTGATCGAGAGAGGCAGACATCTGATATGCTCTTGCTGAGgtagagatgggaagagaaatgGGGTTTGTGTAGAGAGGAGTAGTCCCATATCCACTGGACTCCTTGGAGGTCCCAGGTACTTTGGTTACTTGGGCAGGTATGTTATTGTTGCCCTGGCTGCATCAAATCTCCTGATAAACGAAGAGACTATGGCTGTTGGCAAGGTAGACATGTTGATCTGCTTGTAATTAATGTTTTAGATCTAggtataatatttattatttcccaTGAAGATTAGATCAGGATCCTTCTCAGGCATATTGCATTATATTATTAAGCTGATAGCTGCTTACCTTTAATAAAACACATTTAGAATTCTGCAAATTAATAACCCTCTGTTGATTATTAATTTTAGAACTAAAGCTTTCTAGATTGTGTATTAGTCTGGGAATAAGAGAGTATGTTGATTCCTAATGGGAGAGCATAATGTGATATTCCATAGTGTACTGAGTTGGACCACAAGTGGCCACACTCGAACCGGGTccttcctgaaaggcaggctggggctggaagAGAATAGACAGTGAGAAGAAACAGGAGGCTAAGACAAATggattctgatcaaagccccaaAGTTTAATGATGTTCTGAGTTTATATAGAGTGGGAAAGGCCATCCCCCACAACCCCTTCTTGGAGCCTGTCGTTCAGGTgtgagcctgtaggcagatcttcaggaaggTGTCTCTGGTGTATCTCAGGAGTTACTCAGCAACTgttttgaagagcagtggcaggtgccAACAATAGATCTGGCTTGGCAGGTCGGAAGggaccaccccaggtggtcctgtgctagtGGCAGAGAGATCTGaaccagcctgcttcaaggctgaaggGAGGCAACATTGTACATTAACATCAGTCAAACTTAAATTCCAACTCCTAAATGCTGTCATACATTgcttcatatttaattttaggaATAACATTGTCTTTGTTCCTGGGCCCAGCTAGCAGAAATATATTCTAAGTGTtactatgaatatatatgtaaatactgtTTACAATGCAAAGACTTTATTTTAAGGATGTGAGGTTAATATCTAGCATTTGTGATTTTTCAGGAAaatctgttgtttttcttcaagCATGTAAGGTTAATTATGCCTGGACTTCCAGACAGCCTTTTCTAAATGTCCCAGATATTCAAAAACTGAGTGAAATTATTTCTTAACTCACACTTCTATGttcatcttttttctctttcccaacttgctttcttctttatgtCCATGTCTCTCACCTTCACTCTCACTTTTTGAAATCCAtccttacatataaaatatacatgagtATGTGCAGAGGTATAAGCAAGGGCATAGACATATGGgtatatatgtgaaaataatcCCCCATGAAAATACAGATATACtccaaatgataaaatataaataaaaatatactccaaatgataaaattatatggaCATTCCTAACTGATGTATGTAGTTTATCTGGAAGAGAAAAAATACCATCTTTTAATCAACTTAACATTTATTAGGACATAGGGTATATGAGACAGCTATTAGAATGGAAACTTATTGTAAGTGTGTTTCATCATACATACAATTAGAAAGAAAGCCACAACTATGCATGGACACATATAAGGATGtctaagaaaaatgaatgcaaaccaaagaaacaaatgctTTATTTTCACACATAAAGGCCAGTTTTAGAAAACAACATTTAACAAAATTTCTAGTGATCTATCagttaatttaatttattctctttcactgcttttctttttcagatgaatctgtattttgagacaatgtcCAATTCCACCCTGGTAACCGAGTTTCTGCTGGAAGATTTTGCTGAGACTTGGGAGCTCAGGATCCTACTCAGTGTGCTGTTTCTGCTGGTGTACCTGGGCAGCCTGTTAGGGAAtcttatcatcatcattactacTACAGTTGACCAGACCCTgaacacacccatgtacttcttcctcaggaaTCTCTCCATTTTAGATATATGCTATGTTTCTGTCACTGTGCCCAGTGCTTGTATCAACTCTCTCACTGACCACAGGAATATTTCTGTAGGTGGGTGTGCAGCACAGATCTTTTTTgtctatttgtgtgcatgtgtagagatTCTATTTCTCACCATCATGGCCCaggaccgctatgtggccatctgtaagcCTCTCCTCTACCCTGTGATCATGAACCACTGGTTCTGTGTTCAGATGACAGTGGCTTCCCTACTCAGTTCTCTTGTCCTTGCAAGTGTGCACACTTTCAAAACTTTCCAGCTGTCCTTCTGTCACTCTAATGTGGTCCCTCAGTTCTTCTGTGATATTCCTTCATTGCTGAGGCTTTCTTGCTCTGATACCTTTAACAACAAACTCCTAATTCTTCTGTCTGCCATTTTGGTTGGTGGTAGCTGCTTTGTCTTCATTGCCATATCATATGTTCGCATATTATCAACAGTGTTGAAGGTTCCtgtcaaaggagagagagggaaggccTTTTCCACCTGTGTCCCTCACATTATTgtggtgtctgtctttcttaGTTCTGCTGCCTATGTATATCTAAAACCTCCAGTGGTAACATTAGAAGTAGCTAAGGAGATGACTCTTTCTGTNTTCTATACCATTGTTCCACCATTCTTAAATCCTATCATCTATAGTCTTAGAAACAGACAGATAAAGGAGGCTGTGACTAAACTTATATCAAGATTATTTTTTCCATGTTTGAATGTAAAGGAACACATatttgtcagggttctctagaggaNNNNNNNNNNNNNNNNNNNNNNNNNNNNNNNNNNNNNNNNNNNNNNNNNNNNNNNNNNNNNNNNNNNNNNNNNNNNNNNNNNNNNNNNNNNNNNNNNNNNNNNNNNNNNNNNNNNNNNNNNNNNNNNNNNNNNNNNNNNNNNNNNNNNNNNNNNNNNNNNNNNNNNNNNNNNNNNNNNNNNNNNN
Proteins encoded in this region:
- the LOC110336105 gene encoding olfactory receptor 14C36-like; amino-acid sequence: MSNSTLVTEFLLEDFAETWELRILLSVLFLLVYLGSLLGNLIIIITTTVDQTLNTPMYFFLRNLSILDICYVSVTVPSACINSLTDHRNISVGGCAAQIFFVYLCACVEILFLTIMAQDRYVAICKPLLYPVIMNHWFCVQMTVASLLSSLVLASVHTFKTFQLSFCHSNVVPQFFCDIPSLLRLSCSDTFNNKLLILLSAILVGGSCFVFIAISYVRILSTVLKVPVKGERGKAFSTCVPHIIVVSVFLSSAAYVYLKPPVVTLEVAKEMTLSVFYTIVPPFLNPIIYSLRNRQIKEAVTKLISRLFFPCLNVKEHIFVRVL